In a single window of the Novosphingobium sp. IK01 genome:
- a CDS encoding D-amino acid dehydrogenase yields MRIAICGSGVIGVTSAWYLAQAGHEVVVIDRQDGPALETSFANAGEISPGYASPWAAPGIPLKALRWLMMDHAPLILRPKPDMAMLRWLVAMLGNCTQSAYAINKSRMVRLAEFSRDCLAALREETGISYDERMQGTLQLFREQKQLDGIGKDIAVLKADGVPFEVLDRAGCIATEPGLARSSAPIAGGLLLPNDETGDCFKFTNALADMARAKGVTFLNNTTITAMVEDAGRIVRVETSKGPVVADAYLVAMGSYSPHLMAPLGLHLPIYPVKGYSLTVPIVEEAHAPVSTLLDESYKVAITRLGNRIRVGGMAEISGFNTDLPAARRATLEMSASSLFPGAGAMKEATFWSGLRPMTPDSTPIIGPTRLPNLFLNTGHGTLGWTMACGSAHVIADIIGGKRPAIEAADLALSRY; encoded by the coding sequence ATGAGAATCGCGATTTGCGGCAGCGGCGTCATCGGCGTCACCTCGGCCTGGTATCTGGCGCAGGCCGGACACGAAGTCGTCGTGATCGACCGTCAGGACGGCCCCGCGCTGGAAACCAGCTTTGCCAATGCGGGCGAGATCTCGCCCGGCTATGCCTCGCCCTGGGCGGCGCCGGGCATTCCTCTCAAGGCGCTGCGCTGGCTGATGATGGATCACGCCCCGCTGATCCTGCGCCCCAAGCCCGACATGGCGATGCTGCGCTGGCTGGTGGCGATGCTGGGCAACTGCACGCAAAGCGCCTATGCGATCAACAAGAGTCGCATGGTCCGCCTCGCCGAATTCAGCCGCGACTGCCTGGCCGCGCTGCGCGAGGAAACCGGCATTTCCTATGATGAGCGCATGCAGGGCACGCTGCAACTCTTCCGCGAGCAGAAGCAGCTCGACGGGATCGGCAAGGACATCGCCGTGCTCAAGGCCGATGGCGTGCCCTTCGAGGTGCTCGACCGCGCGGGCTGCATTGCGACCGAACCGGGCCTTGCCCGCTCGTCCGCGCCCATCGCCGGGGGCCTGCTGCTGCCCAACGACGAGACAGGCGACTGCTTCAAGTTCACCAATGCGCTGGCCGACATGGCCAGGGCCAAAGGCGTGACCTTCCTCAACAACACGACGATCACCGCCATGGTCGAGGACGCAGGCCGGATCGTGCGCGTCGAAACCAGCAAGGGCCCGGTCGTTGCCGATGCCTATCTGGTGGCCATGGGCAGCTATTCGCCCCACCTGATGGCGCCGCTCGGGCTTCACCTGCCGATCTATCCGGTCAAGGGCTATTCGCTGACCGTGCCCATCGTCGAGGAAGCCCATGCCCCGGTCTCGACCCTGCTCGACGAGAGCTACAAGGTGGCGATCACCCGGCTGGGGAACCGCATCCGCGTGGGCGGCATGGCCGAAATCTCGGGCTTCAACACCGATCTTCCCGCAGCCCGGCGCGCCACGCTCGAAATGTCGGCCAGTTCGCTGTTCCCCGGCGCGGGCGCGATGAAAGAGGCCACGTTCTGGTCGGGCCTGCGCCCGATGACGCCCGACAGCACCCCGATCATCGGCCCCACCCGCCTGCCCAACCTGTTCCTCAACACCGGGCACGGCACGCTGGGCTGGACGATGGCCTGCGGCTCGGCCCATGTGATCGCCGACATCATCGGCGGCAAGCGCCCGGCCATCGAAGCGGCCGACCTCGCGCTCAGCCGCTATTGA